One Prunus dulcis chromosome 7, ALMONDv2, whole genome shotgun sequence DNA segment encodes these proteins:
- the LOC117634050 gene encoding uncharacterized protein LOC117634050, which translates to MTGGEQTSPQTNSNHSQTNSNHSSTSDTNPSMDSSHPYFVSHSDHPGLMLVPTKLNGTNYPSWSKSMIHALTAKNKIGLVNGSIKPPSETEQPTKYALWNQCNSMILSWLAHSVEPDLAKSVVHAKTAHQVWQDFQDQFSQKNAPTIYQIQKSIASLSQGPMPVSEYYTKLKDLWDELETYQTLLICNQMKAHNEQKEEDRMMQFLMGLNDTYNGARSNILMMTPLPNVRQAYSLVIQDETQCQMALGSIENFSIAAAIQTQTSPFTDSNKFLGSKSPFTDSNKLPETGSPHFQTPFRKLVINNQRLITLFLPKLKALHLLLYLSVLTTYFS; encoded by the coding sequence ATGACGGGTGGAGAGCAGACTTCACCACAAACCAATTCCAACCATTCACAAACCAATTCCAACCATTCAAGCACCAGCGACACCAATCCCAGTATGGATTCCTCACATCCATACTTTGTTTCTCATTCAGATCACCCCGGCCTCATGCTCGTTCCCACAAAATTGAACGGCACCAATTACCCATCTTGGAGCAAATCCATGATTCATGCTCTCACAGCCAAGAACAAAATTGGCCTTGTCAATGGATCCATTAAGCCTCCTTCAGAAACTGAACAGCCGACAAAATATGCTCTCTGGAATCAATGCAACAGTATGATTTTATCATGGTTAGCTCACTCGGTGGAGCCTGATCTAGCCAAATCAGTCGTTCATGCCAAGACTGCCCATCAAGTGTGGCAAGATTTCCAAGACCAATTCTCACAAAAGAATGCACCAACAATATATCAAATACAGAAATCCATCGCCTCACTCTCACAAGGCCCCATGCCAGTCTCTGAATATTACACAAAACTCAAAGATCTTTGGGATGAATTAGAGACATATCAAACCTTGCTTATCTGTAACCAGATGAAGGCACATaatgaacaaaaagaagaagatcgGATGATGCAGTTTCTTATGGGCCTTAATGACACCTACAACGGTGCTCGTAGCAACATCCTCATGATGACGCCATTGCCAAATGTTCGTCAAGCCTACTCACTCGTCATTCAAGATGAAACACAGTGCCAAATGGCCTTGGGTTCCATAGAAAATTTTTCCATTGCTGCTGCGATACAGACTCAAACAAGTCCCTTTACGGACTCAAACAAGTTCCTCGGCTCAAAAAGTCCCTTTACGGACTCAAACAAGCTTCCAGAAACTGGTTCTCCACATTTTCAGACACCATTCAGAAAGCTGGTTATCAACAATCAAAGGCTGATTACTCTCTTTTTACCAAAGCTCAAGGCACTTCATTTACTGCTGTACTTATCTGTGTTGACGACATACTTCTCATAG
- the LOC117634049 gene encoding uncharacterized mitochondrial protein AtMg00810-like has protein sequence MEHLKTFLLKRFRIKDLGDLKYFLGIEFSRSKKGIFMSQRKYALDILQDSGLLGACLDNFPMEQNLKLTPTDGALLHDPTKYRRLVGRLIYLTVTRPDIAYSVRTLSEFMHQPRKPHWDTALRILKYVKGTPGQGLLFPASNNLALKAFCDSDWGGCRATRRSVTGYCVFLGNALISWKSKKQTNVSRSSAEAEYRAMANTCLELTWLRYILQDLKVLQTVPVPLFCDNQAALYIAANPVFHERTKHIEIDCHIVREKLQAGMISPSYVPTRFQLADVFTKALGKDQFVTLRDKLGLHDIHSPT, from the coding sequence ATGGAACACCTCAAAACATTCCTTCTAAAACGCTTCCGCATCAAAGATCTCGGagatttgaaatattttttgggcaTTGAATTCTCCCGCTCCAAGAAAGGTATTTTTATGTCTCAGAGAAAATATGCACTAGATATTTTGCAAGATTCAGGACTTCTGGGGGCATGCCTAGACAACTTTCCAATGGAACAGAATTTGAAACTAACTCCCACAGATGGAGCACTGTTGCATGATCCAACTAAGTACAGAAGACTGGTTGGTAGACTGATTTATCTCACTGTCACAAGGCCTGACATAGCCTATTCCGTTCGAACATTGAGTGAATTTATGCATCAACCACGAAAACCTCATTGGGATACTGCCTTACGGATCCTCAAATATGTCAAGGGTACTCCTGGTCAAGGTTTGTTATTTCCTGCCTCTAACAATCTTGCCTTGAAAGCTTTTTGTGATTCAGATTGGGGAGGTTGTCGTGCCACAAGGAGGTCAGTTACAGGatattgtgtttttcttggaAATGCCCTCATCTCATGGAAATCCAAGAAACAAACTAATGTTTCTAGATCATCAGCTGAAGCAGAATATCGAGCCATGGCTAATACTTGTTTGGAGCTGACTTGGTTGCGCTACATATTACAGGATTTAAAGGTCCTACAGACAGTTCCTGTGCCATTATTTTGTGATAATCAGGCAGCTTTGTATATTGCAGCAAATCCTGTTTTTCATGAACGTACAAAGCACATTGAAATAGATTGTCACATAGTTCGAGAAAAATTGCAAGCCGGAATGATTAGTCCTTCATATGTCCCTACACGCTTCCAGCTGGCAGATGTGTTTACGAAGGCCTTGGGAAAGGATCAATTTGTGACACTACGAGACAAGTTGGGTCTTCATGATATTCactctccaacttga